gagcagactgtgctcGCGGTGCAGCAGTTCATGTAACACTAATGcgaaaacggacttcattcgcgtcaatggaaagcatatttacactgtctgaatcgttccctattctctataATAGTGCgttatgtgccattcaccatgtagaaactagtaaatgtgtgaacaaatgactgaTTTCAGCCACAGCTTCAGCGTCTGTTTATAGTGTAGGAGTGGGCGGGACTTAaaattctagagagcatttgattagacagaagatttgatgagaagctgaagtgcgatgtgatgtcatgaaaatctgtgatccattttagcggaaatgagagactgtaagttttctaatcttctaaatgcaaattttgtcattgttttggaacacaccagcttattcataaccttaaagggatagttcacccaaaaatgaaaatttgatgtttatctgcttacccccagagcatcgttttgtgtcttaggacatcaatgtgtcgtcatgagctgcagggtttaatttggatttgtctgtcgtgttttatttactcttatagtccaagttcccgctgacttgcattataccactgacagacggcagcggttgcagttaaaaatcatcatttgtgttctactgaagaaacaaagacacctacatcttggatgcgctgggggtaaacagataaacatcaaattttcatttttgggtgaactatccctttaaggctaacatattcatactaaaagctaaaaaacttacaTTTGAACTAAAATGAGTTAACAAGTAATTATTTATATGTCCCACCCCcacatgtcatgtgcagggctccgtaccaatttagttaatttttttatttggtttTACCATTTTTTACCCCCTTACATGTCATCTGCGGGGTTCCTTATCaatttatttgatattattttatattctatATTATTTTTTGCTAATCTGCATTTTCTGAATctggatttttttccccctgttgTCAATGATGCTACCTGTGGCCTAAAGCTGTTACATACcaattgagaaccactgctataAAACATCCAAGTCCAACCTCTCACCTGTCTACACCTCCACAGGAATCCGAGCAGATCTCTGTTCTCCATCTCTTCAATAACAGTAATGAGAGGGGCCCGGAGGGATATTACTCCCAGAAGCTCCGGTAAGAAGGGATGAGGCCCTAACTGGGAAAGGAAGGCCGCAAAGCCCAAGAATGACTGATTTTCCTTGTTACTGGCTGAATCTGTATGAGAACAAAAAAAAGGAAAGTGAAACTGGAATTCAAGATATCAGACATTATGATAATGTCATAAACCActttggcacctttaagtacacGCAGCACCACATTTCTGTTTTCCATACGAGCCCTATAAAGTGAGACGGAGCTGTCTGACTTCAGAGAGTATGACGCTGGGAGAGGAGACACCCCTTTGAAGTTCTCCGGCAGTCGCTGACGTGGAAGTTCCCTGGGCTTTGAGAAGGCTGAAGCTCCAGCCCCAAAAGAGCCTCCGCCATCGATAAAGTCCACATTGTGTGCATTTAATGAGGCATGGTCATGCCTATAGGAGTCTCGAACTTGTGATGTGGGGTTGAACGTCATGTAAGATGTAGTGTCCAATGCTATTGGCTCACCTTCCAGAGCATTTAGACCCAGAGGagctatgcaaaaaaaaaatagatagagGGTGAGAGGGATCGTTTAGGTGGGATGTGATGACTCAAAAGTATGAAAAAAGCAGAATAGGattcttaaaatatattattcatCATATGTCATGTATGTTTACATAAATTAACATATTAAGTATCAAAACCATGCCATTTTGTGCAAACAGTCTCACTGTGTAGAAAAGAGGTGTGCTGAAATGCAGCATCAAATATTTTCCTACGCCCTTGCTACGACACATAAGCACAGTAGTTTGCATGCAGCAGTTACATTTAATTCCTTTATTATGTACAGacataatattttatgttattaagaaatatattctttttgtgatcaactttttattaaattgtgaTATGTAAACATCCAATTTTGTTATGCAACACATGTAACAGTAGCATACATATTTCTACATGTAAtagaaaacaataaaaactatatacaaTTGCCAAAACCTCAGAGAGCAAAtgaagtgtgtatatatatatatatatatatatgctgcctggccccccaaaaaaaggttgctgtttatatttaaataggcaaatacttaggAGTCTATGACTGGGtcattattgctgtgattataacagttcttttaaccctaactGATGGAGTGtatagcttttcatttcttaaacaaccatgtagggagaaacatcatggccatattccacgATGACAATGCCAAGATTGATCAGGCTcgaattgtgaaagaatggttagGAGGGAGCAGGAAGAATAATTTTTACACATGAATttgcacctctgagtccagacttTAAATTCATTggaagtctttgggatgtgctggagaaaactttacagagtgctcgactcttgcattgtcaataaaAGAGCTTTAtgaaaaattgatgcacctcttgatggaaatgttgtgatgttatttccactAAGGGTGCATCAGTTTTTGtataaaacataataatcacagcaATAATAATCCAGTCATAGACTCTAAAGTacttgcctatttaaatccaaattggccaggcagtgtatatgtgtatgtatgtataaatatatatatatacagtttaaCCAGCTGCAAACACAGAAACCTTGGCATGTTGCTTCTTATAGCAGACACTCACCGTCAATGCCTTGCAAATTTCTCCTAGTCTTGTTTGTTCGACTGGAGCCAGGCTGCAGGCGATTCACCTTCTCAGGACAGAAcctcagcagcagcagaagcacCAGCGTGACCAAGAAAGCCAGCAAAAACAGCACCGGTACGATTATCACTTCTTGTTCATACACACGGATCTCTGAGGGAGCAGATCACATGTTGGAAAGGAATATGAGTGAGATGTTTGAAATTGCGGCTTACAACTTTAGTGACATAGTTATCTAATGGTGATGATGCCTTTGTTTTATCTGACAGACATGGTCTACTCACCACAGAATGTATCTCCAGTTTTACATTCTGAATATGCAGAACTGGTAGAGGCCGCCATCCTGTGCAGAGACAGAATGTGGATTTAAAAGGTTGGAGAGTTTAATTAGCTACTTACTTGTTCACCAAAATAATGCTGTGTTGCAGGTTGATTTCCAAATGCAGAGAACATTGAAACAATATGCTGTGggttttacaatttaaaaaattaaaacctcCTTAGGATCTCTTATAATGACAGTATGAAATAGTATGCTGAATTCTGGGTCAGTGTAACATGATCTGGGTCTTTCTAATCAGCATAAAAAGGCTTTGGGCAGTTGAGACGCATCTTTCTCATCATCAGTGTTCATTCcatgaaaaaagagaagttgttttttttccctggaATAACCACAAAGAGAATGAGGAATAAATACTGTCTCACGTGTAAATTTCACTGAACGTAAGTAAAATATATGTCATAAATATATGATGATGGTATCTTTTAAGTATATTTTCAAACACTCTACGCTACACACTTGAGCTCTGAGTGCAATATGAGAGGACCTCATttgtgaacaaacaatgaacacaCCCTATCTATTTTTTTCTACATGTCAGCACAACAGTATTTGCCATAGTTTATGTGTGCTCATAGTTGTAATTGTCATATGTGATGCGCTAAAAAGTAAATGTGTTCTTTCTAGGCCTATGAGTGTTACTAATTGTGTTTTCAGACTGTAAAGTTAAAGGCCACTGTTTTAGCTCCATCTCTGACACATACACGGAAAAGCCTTTTATTTGGATTATGATGCTCAACCTGTTtgtctgcatttttcattaacaAAGACTACACAACGACACGTCATATACATTTAGAAACTCACAAAAGCAAATGAGATATATTGTACATGAATATCTTTACTCAATAAGTGTAtttaaaaagtgtattttaaatagtGTTTAAAAAGGTACTTTTATacatcaaggatgcattcaattgatcaaaagtgacattaaagacatttagaaTGTTAGATTTTTAATCCAAATAAATCCTGTTCTATTCAGCtttatattcattaaagaatactgaaaaaaatgtatcagtttccacaaagatattaagcagcacaactgttttcaacaatgataataataagaaatgttccttgaacaccagcatattagaatgatttctgaaggatcatgtgatcatgtggattaatggctgctgaaaattcagctttgccatcacgtgaataaattaatataatgacacaatatatatatatatattataatagaaaagtttaaacatttaaaaatttttaaaagGTAATGAAATGCTCTCTATAGTGCCTTTTGTCCTTCTTTTACATAATTGAGGAATGTTTTGACATCATCAAATTTGTTCTGTGCACTTTATAATACAAACCAATTTGCAATAAATTCATTATCAACTCACCTGACAGCTACTACGACACATATGCTTGCCTTGTAAACACAAACACTAAATCACGTCTTTCTAAGCCATAAACTATGTGGTCATTTTGTCTGCAGGTCTCTACTGGCCTACCTGCTGGACACTGTGGTTGTAGGTGGTCTTACTCCGTAATATTCAGTTTCAGATTGTTCTCAGATCAGATAGCTCTCCATGATGAAAATCATATCCCATTGTTGAATACATCACCGCTGTATTCCCAATGTTATGCAGTGTCATCGGTCGCTCTTATTCATCCCCTTCCTCGTTTCTAGAGAATTTCCTTACGGTGTACTCTAAGTCTGCTTGTGTTTGTCTAGGTCACACCTTTGTTGGTTACTTGGCTCCACCCTCCTCACCTGTGCGCCGTCATTTGCTGTTGTTGTTAACACCCCCCTTTACTGTATAGGGTtgctaaaaacattatttacccATCAACGGGTATGCCAAGCCCTtaatacatttaacagtgtaTCATTTTCAGCTGTCAAACCCTGTGAATATACACATATCTAATGATTAAATGCTCAGACCTGCCctctattttttatattaacctaatcatctatCATTTAAAGCATATGTGGCATTTTCTTCTTCCTGCATCAGACCAAACTGAAACCTGATTATCCAGCTCCTCGAGTTTCTCTAGGAGAGTCAGACATCCAGACTCAATCAGTGTGCATTAAACAGAGTTAAAGAGGACCTGCAGGTTTACCTTTCACTCAGTGTTTATGATTTGGAACAAAAAAGGTTTGTTCAACCATTGCATTCAGTATATGACAGCTGATGGCTTTAACTATGACTTAAAAACAATCAATTTTTACCACTTTTATTCAGGAGTTAGTGAATATACAGAGTATATGGAGAAGTAGTTGTTACACTGTGGCTGTAGGCTTGGTGGGGTGAGGCCCCATCCACTTTTCCCCTGAAAGACAAAAGACATGCAGGGCTGGTGAAATGATGACACAAAATTTCCCGTTGGTCTGAGTTCAGATATTATTTGTGTACAGGGTGCGAATTACACAGTGTCCTCGATGGTGTTTTATCGCGTGTCTGTCTAGGACACTCTGTTCTTGTGATGGACTGACCACCTGTCCATGGTGTGGTTTTCGTCGTGTCTTTGGACCGAGATGCTGGGATGGGCTCCAGCATCCCCACGACCCAACATAGAACAAGTGGTGAGGAGAATATGTGGATGGATCGATGTGTTCCTCAATGCTATGTATTAATAAACGCAACACCTGTTTCTCCGAACTCGATCCTGTCAGTCGTCCATGATTTAATCCATTTCCAGGTCATTACTACGACTGGAAAGTATAGGCCTGGATTAAGCCTACTGCCTACTGCCAAATAACAGCATAACATTCCGTTCTTTACTAGTCTTGCGAGAGGACATTTTATACTCGTGCAGCAAGTAAAAGCGAAAAGCACGCAAGACCTGATGTGAAACTTAAACCCTTGCGCAGCTTACAtatgatatgtgtgtgtgtgtgtgcgtgtgtgtaggCTACTACTGAAAACTCAAACACATGAAATGCTTACAGAAAGCAATGTGAAATGCAGAATGATAATCTACTTCTAAAGTTACTCTTGCAAAACGATAGGCCCTACATCTATTATATTGCGTAGTATACCTTAAAACGCCTAAGCATGCAAACTCTTTACGTGGGCTGTCTACATGCAGTAGTCTATACTTATGAAATGCACTCATGCATATGTACAAACTCCACACACTTTTAACAGTGTAATAcatgtaattttttaatatacagtagCCTCGTTCGCAAGCAATTGATTTCAGGTGAGTGTACGTGTAAACAGAAgacattttactgtaaattagtTTTTCATGAACGATTCTtgcattttgaatgaatctttttTTATGAGAgtgattcgttcattttgtcTTGGCCACTCGTGCACAAGCAGCACAACACtcgtttgttcatttttatcaGGCTCATAGAAGACCAGTCCAGATCATAGACTGGTCCAGATGGCCtagttaatttctttttttaatttctttttttattcaataatgACACATTATAAACAAGGTCATAAATCATAAAGCAAGGGAAAGCATCATGACGAAAAACTACAATATTTCCAAAATCAGTTCAATAGTCAAGTCAATAATATGGGATTTTCTCAGCTTCTATTTTCTGATATGTATaggcgtatatatatatatatatatatatatatatatatatatatatatatatatatatatatatatatataatatatccaTAAACAGTTTAGGACTGGGTTAgattaatgtgattttccccatCATACAGATAAAGTTTATAACTCTTTAGCAGATTCAAGAACCATGACATATATTCACAAAGTAGCctaataaattgtaataaataaatgaaacctAGCTTAAGACCTGCCTAATAACTCATATTTAAGCAGGGCAATTTCAAATAAGAccaatatgtatttttaaaaaactataaaaatgaatatttgcaACCACAATTGCTCCCTCGCACTTTAAGGGCTCTGCCCTTCGGAGTGATAAGCATAGTGATAACTTCCGAATGGCCATcgttttgaacaaaatgaatgaAAGGATGTTGCACATATGCGGCCACAACAAAATGAATTAATCACTCACTATTCTCGTTATTCCTGAGTCATATTAAAGATGTCGAAACTGAAAGAATTGTTCATTAATGACCCATCAGTTCACATTGAAATGCagatacataaacattaaagaGTCTTATGTATTAGAATTGGTGTGTGTGGAGTTTGTATGTGTGCATGAGCATTTTGTAAGTGTTTCTTTGAGCTTTCATTAGTATCCACATTAGTAAATACTTCATGTGTTTGCAGGTGTTTCATGTACAGTGggctccacaaatattggcaaccttgataaatatgagcaaaaaaCTGACTGTGGAAATTTGTTTTAGCAATTTCTCCTCTTagtctttcattcaaaaatattacaaaaatctaacctttaaAGTCAAATAGTTGAAAGATAAAAATTATTAtcataaaactatttttttcccTGAAATATATGTATTCCAGTATACAAATTCAAATGGGTAAAAATCTAACTGACGTATTCCCATTCCCATTCATATGTTTTTAAGTTCAATTTGGTGATCAGGAACAAATAAGTGATAAGTCACGGCTTTCTGTTTCACTGGGCTCTAAATATGAAGAAGATCACTATGGGAAAGACGTGAGAATTGGTTGTTGAGCTGCACAAATCATGAAATGGCTATAAGATAATAGTTTAATTGTTGGAATACTCATTTCCACTATCTGGGCAATAATTGCAGTAATTAAAAACAATTGCAGATACTTGTTGGGTCTTGGGGTCAGAAAGTCTCTAAAACAATGATCAGACATCACCTATATAaccaaaattgtatttttacaataaaaaaagccTTCAATGACATCAAACAGCAATCTCATGCACCTAGTTTGGTAGGTGTTACTTGAACTTTTGAGTTTTATGGTCAGATAAGACCAAAATAAAGCTTTTTGGATAAAACACTGTTTGGGATAAACAGACATAGCCATGTAGAAAAGTACCTCATCCTCACTGTGAAGTATGGTGGtggatctttaatgctgtggGGCTAATTTAGTTCCAAAGACCCTGGACAACTTGGTAGGATTCACTGTATCATAAAATCCATCAAGTACCAGCAGATATTAACTCAACACCTGCCCCTGTCAGAAAGCTCAAACTgtgccgtggttggatcttccagcATGACAGTCTGCACTCACAAACATCAAAATGGGCATTCCGCAAGGCTCTATACTTAGATCTTTGCTGTTTAGTctatttataaatgacttacCTCTGCACTGCTCAGGGGCCAGTTGTCAGCTCTACGCGGATGATGCAGTTCTTTATATCCCCGCTAAGTCACCTGAGCAGGCTGCAGAGGCACTGTCCGACTGTATGTCTCACATCCAACAGTGGCTCATCCAAAATCAGTTAGTTCTAAATTTGTCAAAAACAGTCTCCATGTGTTTTTCTATTAggaaacatgatttaaaaagaaatttcaatacaaaatgaaaaaattcaCTCTGTTACAGAATTTAAATATCTTGGATTGGTCCTAGATTCTCAACTTAAATTTGATAAACATATAAAGAAAATCTCAAAAACAATACAAAGTACTCTTAATTGTTTTAAACTAATCAGAAATTACATTCCAAACCAGGCAGCCCTGCTGTACATGCATGTTATGGTTTTTTCTCATATCTCGTACTGCGTGACAGCATGGGCACAGGCTGCTCCTACTGCAACCAAACGTATTGGCTCTCTATACAATCGAGCAATAAAAATTATGGACACATGGTTTATTGACACATTATCAAACAAACATATTCAAcaacatatttaaaggtgccctagaattaaatattgaatttatattggcatagttgaataacaagagttcagtacatggaaaagacatacactgagtttcaaacatcattgtttcctccttcttatataaatctcatttgtttaaaagacctctgaagaacaagcgaatctcaacataacaccgactgttacataacagtcggggtgtacgcccccaatatttgcatatgccagcccatgatcaagccattagacaagggcagaacgtctggatgtgcacaactgaatcatcagactaggtaagcaagcaagtacaatagcgaaaatggcagatggagcaataataactgacatgatccatgataacatgatatttttagtgatatttgtgaattgtctttctaaatgtttcgttagcatgttgttaatgtactgttaaatgtggttaaagttaccatcgtttattacagtattcacggagacaagagccgtcgctattttcatttttaaacacttgcagtctgtataatgcataaacacaacttcattctttataaatctctcctacagtgtgtaatgttagctttagccacgcagcatagcctcaaactcattcagaatcaaatgtaatacatccaaataaatactatacttacatgatccgatgtatgcaagcagcatgcatgatgaacatcttgtaaagatccattttgagggttatattagctgtgtgaactgtgtttatgctgttcaaggcaagcgcgagctccgggggagggggagaacgagaattaaaggggccgcaacctatatatcggtgcatagttaatgatgccccaaaataggcagttaaaaaaatgaattaaaaatttgagctgaaacttcacagatacattcaggggacaccttagacttatattacatcttttaaaaagaagttctagggcacctttaacaaccCCCAAAACATATAGCCTCTAGGCTGAATAAAATTCACTCAATTcatgtataaaattttaaaaaaatggattGAACATGTATTGGCATTaaatttgatgaaatctgaatatctaaaataaaacatttttaaaatgtgactaTAACATATGCAACAACAAATAGGCTATAAAAAACGGAATAAGAGGAACCATATTGTTGGTTCCACTTGTAACCCACAAATGTAACCATATTGTAaaactaacattttaaaaatgttactcTTTGCATTTTATTCCCTGTTAACTGTagtaacaaacaaaacaggaaCTGTCAcaatatttgtttacattttgtgaGCAACCTTATAATTTAGAATCTTTTGTCAAAAGGTTTTCTACTTTCCACTGAGGGAGTCGTTCCTTTGAGGTGTGGCCACAATCACCAGAGTTATATTGCATCAGCCAAAACTATTTTATCACTTAAAGAAAGTGTTTAAGACCATTGTTATACTCTGAAAGTGTAAACCCATTGAGCTTAAACAGCCCACTTTACTTGATTTCACTGAATTACCAGACTCAATGGCAGATAGAcagtgggggaaaaaacaggTTTATTGCATAGTTATAATATGAGCACACAGGTATTTAGCAGGTTGGGGAGAATGACTGGATAATAATAGAAGTCTTTACTGTGTTGCAGGAGGCAAAGTGGATGGTGAATGTGGAGAGCACACACTTCCTGGGATGTtcagacaggtgagtatactgGTTAGAGTAGAGGCTTACTGGAGTAGAGAGGGATCGCTGGAGAAATGGAGACATGGAGCAGGTAGAAAATCTCTGAACAATAGTCTGTAGTCCTTGTTGTAGGATCACTGAATGTGAAGTGTGTGCTCTTGATGGCTAGTGATTGGTGTCAGGTGCTGggaaatttttattattaaatatataattatataatttagaCTTTAATAACTTCCTTTACTATTTCTGTCTCTCTGACATATTCTTCTaatctgtttgagtgtgtgtgtgtgtgtgtgtgtgtgtgtgtgcgtgtgtgtatgcTGTTGAACTAAAACCATGTGAATTTGCACCACCAAAATTTTATTTAGAACTTGTTGAAATATACAGAGTATGGAGAAGTAGTGATCACATTGTGGTTGTGGGTTTGGCGGGGTAAGGCCCCATCCACTTCTCCCCTGGAGGACAAAAGAAAGAGAATGATTGGACAATGAACAGTATATTACCTATGGCTAGTTAGGagtttattgtttaaaacaTGATACGGCACAGTAAATCATCAAGAAAATTGTAcggtaaatataaaaatacaagacaaatataatataatttttttttccatgaatGCACATTTTGGCAAATCCTTTGATTATCACCATTAGTAGCATTAGCAACCGATTAGCATATTTAACTGGTTAAAATCCGTTAACCAACAAGACGCAAACACATGATAAAACCTGTGTGATCAAACAAACATGACATGCCAATTTTATAATAACTTAACTCATACGTTATTCAATAAACTGTTTTTTACCATTTAATCTGCAGTCAGTTTGTTCAGGTCATTGTAGTGCTACACATAGACTATAACTGGAAAGTGATATAGGCATAAAATATCACCAATCAAAGCATGAATAACACACCATACTTCACTCATCTTGCGAGAGATAACagctttttaaataattgtattgtttattatttttatcatgaCAGTAGAGCCTTTCTAAATTTAAAAAGGAAAacataaatgttattaaaatgttaaaaaaaacgaTGTCTTAGTCCAACAAGTTGATGGTTAATCAGTTAATCAGTTAACCATCTACATTCCTTATAGTTACCAATGAAATAAGCCATGAGCTCAAATCTATCTGAACCAAAGAAGACCTCAGCCTTTCCATTCACATGACACACAATGAATGGAAGACCAAAGCACTGCAAAAATGGGGAGAAACTGTGTAAggatgttttattatattttaacaaCAAAGACATTTTGGTGGGAAAAACAAAAGGTGCAGAGATGCAAGTACAAGCACTGACCTTATTCTCCAGGGCTTCCTGTGTGACACTCTTCAGCTTGTCTTTGATTGGCTGAGATTCAGCGAGGGTCAGAATTTGCTCCACCTCACTGGCTAAGAGACCTGCCTTTAATCCCACCTGTGCAAATCAGAAAAATATTGGAGAACACTATAATTTACCAGACAATAGTTTGTTTTATTGTCTTCGCTAGATAGATATATCTTTGGTGCTAAAATGTATCATGACATGTTGTGTATAATTGCATAGAGTAATaatttaaagggtcagttcacccaaaaatgaaatttctgtcattaagtactcaccctaaTGATGTCCCatacccgcaagaccttcgtttgtcttcggaacacaaattaagatatttttgatgaaatccgtggGTATCTGATctacacataggcagcaacgacattgcaccttttgaggtccagaaaggtattaaagggtttgttcacccaaaaataaaaataatgtaattaattactcaccctcatgtcgttctacacacCCAAGACCTTTGTTCTtcattggaacacaaattaagatatttttgataatattgaaatccgatggctcagtgaggcctgcatcaccagcaatgacacttcctctctcaagatccataaaggtactaaaaacatatttaagtcagttcatgtgagtacattggttctaccttaatattataaagaatctgagtattttttgtgcgccaataaaacaaaataacgaccttttaacaatatctagtgatggccgatttcataaCACTGCATCTTGgagcttcggagctttatgaatcaaatcagtggatcggagcaccaaagtgcgctctgaagcagtgttttgaaatcggccatcactagatattcttgaaaagttgtttttggttttttttgtcacacaaaaaatattctcatcactttataatattaagatagaaccactgtactcacatgaactgacttaaatatgtttttaataactttatggatcttgagagaggaaatgtaatttctgtctATGCAGGTCTCGctgaaccatcggatttaatcaaaaatatcttaatttgtgttctgaagatgaacgaaggtcttaagggtgtagaacgacatgagggtgagtaattaatgacattattttcatttttgtatgaactaaccctttaaagatattgataaaaaaaaataaaaaaaagtcaacatgactacagtggttcaaccttaatattatgaagctacaagaatactttttgtgctcaaaaacaaaacaaaaataatgactttattcaacaaattcgtctgtcCCCTGTCATACTGTTACGCTATTTACATTGCAGAGCTGCAGAACTCTCGTGTCCCCTGTGCTCGTGCTGCAGCATTTTAccagaagtgagagactgttttgaatgcttatatctcctaaatgcgaattttgtcattgttttggaacacaccagcttattcataaccttaggctaacatattcatactaaaagctaaaaaacttaaagTTTGGGACTTTAAtgcctttctggaccttaaaaggtgcaatgacattgctgcctatgtgtggatcagataccctcggatttcatgaaaaatatct
The sequence above is drawn from the Megalobrama amblycephala isolate DHTTF-2021 linkage group LG13, ASM1881202v1, whole genome shotgun sequence genome and encodes:
- the styk1b gene encoding tyrosine-protein kinase STYK1b isoform X2; the encoded protein is MAASTSSAYSECKTGDTFCEIRVYEQEVIIVPVLFLLAFLVTLVLLLLLRFCPEKVNRLQPGSSRTNKTRRNLQGIDAPLGLNALEGEPIALDTTSYMTFNPTSQVRDSYRHDHASLNAHNVDFIDGGGSFGAGASAFSKPRELPRQRLPENFKGVSPLPASYSLKSDSSVSLYRARMENRNVVLRVLKDSASNKENQSFLGFAAFLSQLGPHPFLPELLGVISLRAPLITVIEEMENRDLLGFLWRCRQDNVGPDGMYQMTEKKIFTMASHVSSALDFLHSKDLLHCNIKARSVLVSRMCTAKLWGLGDLYARTSESANHSEDPGRKKWQAPELLAKRPVTPKSDVWSFGLLLYEMVTLGEVPFAEIPAKELLQYHQRAKTLKKPNNCSNSLYSIIKACCQWKEQDRPSLAEVRHKLQSGEKSANDSSILRVPEPINIEQYLKEAGYGESNNYTVF
- the styk1b gene encoding tyrosine-protein kinase STYK1b isoform X1, which gives rise to MRMAASTSSAYSECKTGDTFCEIRVYEQEVIIVPVLFLLAFLVTLVLLLLLRFCPEKVNRLQPGSSRTNKTRRNLQGIDAPLGLNALEGEPIALDTTSYMTFNPTSQVRDSYRHDHASLNAHNVDFIDGGGSFGAGASAFSKPRELPRQRLPENFKGVSPLPASYSLKSDSSVSLYRARMENRNVVLRVLKDSASNKENQSFLGFAAFLSQLGPHPFLPELLGVISLRAPLITVIEEMENRDLLGFLWRCRQDNVGPDGMYQMTEKKIFTMASHVSSALDFLHSKDLLHCNIKARSVLVSRMCTAKLWGLGDLYARTSESANHSEDPGRKKWQAPELLAKRPVTPKSDVWSFGLLLYEMVTLGEVPFAEIPAKELLQYHQRAKTLKKPNNCSNSLYSIIKACCQWKEQDRPSLAEVRHKLQSGEKSANDSSILRVPEPINIEQYLKEAGYGESNNYTVF